The genomic interval TGGCGTTCTCCAACCGATGCAGGACGAGGGCGCCGAGGAGAACTTTGCGACGGGTATCGTTGGCGCGCTCCTGCTTGGAGAGCCTTGCCTTGAGAGCAGATCGCTGTGCATCAAGCTGAGCGAGGCGTTCTTCGATGGATTTGCGAGCCATCACCTAGTCCT from Rhizobium sp. SSA_523 carries:
- a CDS encoding mobilization protein translates to MARKSIEERLAQLDAQRSALKARLSKQERANDTRRKVLLGALVLHRLENANDPEFSARLADWLRRELPGFLTRDNDKVLFDDILK